From Triticum urartu cultivar G1812 chromosome 2, Tu2.1, whole genome shotgun sequence, a single genomic window includes:
- the LOC125535843 gene encoding E3 ubiquitin-protein ligase AIRP2-like — MGRSFRDSLKLLEADIQHANSIASEFRREYDGACLQMRMSYCPAAHLFLFLVQWTDCNLAGALGLLRILIYKVYADGTTTMSTHERKASIREFYAVIYPSLAQLHEGINEVEDRKQKAICIERYRRREEDHKRVISEIDDNIEEECGICMEINNKVVLPTCSHAMCIKCYRDWRSRSQSCPFCRDSLKRVNSADLWIYTDNRDIVDMATVRRENLRRLFMYIDKLPTVIPESVFEVYDSHVK; from the exons ATGGGAAGGTCGTTCAGGGACTCGCTCAAGCTGCTCGAGGCCGACATCCAGCACGCCAACTCCAT TGCTTCTGAATTCCGAAGGGAATATGATGGTGCCTGTCTTCAGATGAGGATGTCATACTGTCCGGCTGCACAccttttcctttttcttgtccaGTGGACTGACTGCAACCTTGCTGGTGCTCTTGGGCTGTTGAGAATTCTCATTTACAAG GTTTATGCTGATGGAACGACCACCATGTCCACTCATGAAAGGAAAGCGAGCATTAGGGAATTCTATG CTGTAATTTACCCTTCTTTGGCGCAATTACATGAAGGAATTAATGAGGTGGAGGACAGGAAACAAAAAGCAATTTGTATAGAGAGGTATAGAAGACGAGAGGAGGATCACAAAAGGGTGATCTCAGAGATTGATGATAATATAGAGGAAGAGTGTGGCATATGTATGGAAATAAACAACAAAGTTGTCCTTCCAACTTGTAGCCATGCTATGTGCATTAAATGCTACCGTGACTG GAGATCAAGATCCCAGTCCTGTCCATTCTGCCGCGACAGTCTCAAGAGGGTCAACTCTGCCGACCTCTGGATATACACAGATAACAGAGACATAGTCGACATGGCGACAGTCAGAAGAGAGAACCTGAGGCGTCTCTTCATGTACATAGATAAGTTGCCCACGGTGATCCCCGAATCTGTTTTCGAGGTATACGATTCCCACGTAAAGTGA